One region of Nycticebus coucang isolate mNycCou1 chromosome 10, mNycCou1.pri, whole genome shotgun sequence genomic DNA includes:
- the LOC128595779 gene encoding sulfotransferase 2A1-like has translation MSDDNLWYERIPFPRVYYSPEILRKAREEFMIKDEDVITMTYPKSGTNWLMEILCLIQSKGDTKWIQTVPIWERSPWIDSEPGFASANKKEGPRLLTSHLPIQLFPKSFFSSKAKLIYVIRNPKDVIVSGYFFWNSVNLTKKPNSVKQFLEWFLEGNVPYGSWFDHVRGWVSMRERENFLMLSYEELKWDTERTVEKICQFLGKKVEQEELSLIVKNSSFQAMRENKMSNYSLMGDAFSVHKNPFMRKGVTGDWKNYFTVAQAEAFDKLFQEKMAGLPQELFPWE, from the exons ATGTCAGATGACAACTTATGGTATGAAAGGATCCCTTTCCCACGGGTCTACTACAGTCCTGAAATACTCAGAAAAGCACGAGAAGAGTTTATGATAAAGGATGAAGATGTAATAACAATGACTTACCCCAAATCAG gaACAAACTGGTTAATGGAGATTCTCTGCCTGATTCAATCCAAGGGGGATACCAAGTGGATCCAGACTGTGCCCATCTGGGAACGCTCACCCTGGATAGATTCTGAGCCTGGGTTTGCATCAGCAAATAAGAAGGAGGGCCCACGCTTgctcacctcccacctccccatccAACTCTTCCCCAAGTCTTTCTTCAGTTCCAAGGCCAAG TTGATTTATGTCATCAGAAATCCCAAGGATGTTATTGTATCTGGCTATTTCTTCTGGAATTCTGTGAATTTAACCAAGAAACCAAATTCAGTGAAACAATTTCTTGAATGGTTCCTGGAAGGAAATG TGCCATATGGGTCATGGTTTGACCACGTTCGTGGCTGGGTGtccatgagagagagagagaacttccTGATGCTGAGTTATGAAGAGCTGAAATGG gacacagaaAGAACTGTGGAGAAGATCTGTCAGTTCCTAGGTAAGAAGGTAGAGCAAGAAGAACTCAGCCTAATCGTCAAGAATAGCTCCTTCCAGGCCATGAGAGAAAACAAGATGTCCAATTACTCTCTGATGGGTGATGCTTTTTCAGTTCACAAAAACCCATTTATGAGAAAAG GAGTAACTGGGGACTGGAAAAACTACTTCACAGTGGCCCAAGCTGAAGCCTTTGATAAACTATTCCAGGAGAAGATGGCAGGCCTTCCTCAGGAGTTGTTCCCCTGGGAATAA